Proteins encoded by one window of Methylovirgula ligni:
- a CDS encoding sulfate ABC transporter substrate-binding protein yields the protein MRIPGFKTLLAVGFAGVALTAGGWRAAQGGQSNTLLNVSYDPTRELYDAIDDAFAADYLKKTGTKVTIQQSHGGSGKQATAVVNGLQADVVTLGLAQDILAIQKAGLIKPGWQAKFPYNSAPYTSAVAFLVRKGNPKHIHDWKDLLQPGVQVITANPKTSAAGRWAFLGFWGATAGAKTYDLSTKEGLAASIADGQAAKTFPVYDNAAARASIADLYKHVPVLDTGARGATITFAQKGLGDVLLNWENELYLATDEFGKDKFEIVYPSTSVLGEPPVAVVDSVVDKKGTRDVATAYLKYLYTPEAQDIIAQWHYRPRDIDVYKKYIDSFPALKLFTVDQTFGGWPKTNKAFFADGGVFDQIYKPTK from the coding sequence ATGCGTATTCCTGGTTTTAAGACATTGCTCGCGGTCGGCTTTGCAGGCGTTGCCCTGACTGCCGGCGGCTGGAGGGCTGCGCAAGGCGGCCAGTCCAATACTTTGCTCAATGTTTCCTATGATCCGACCCGCGAACTTTATGATGCGATCGACGACGCTTTCGCGGCCGATTACCTGAAGAAGACCGGTACGAAAGTCACGATTCAGCAGTCGCACGGCGGCTCTGGCAAGCAGGCGACGGCTGTCGTCAACGGCCTGCAGGCCGATGTGGTCACGCTCGGCCTTGCCCAGGATATTCTCGCGATCCAGAAGGCGGGGCTTATCAAGCCCGGCTGGCAGGCAAAATTCCCCTATAATTCCGCGCCTTATACGTCGGCCGTGGCCTTCCTCGTGCGCAAGGGCAACCCCAAGCACATCCATGATTGGAAGGATCTGCTGCAGCCGGGCGTGCAAGTGATCACCGCGAACCCGAAAACGAGCGCCGCCGGGCGCTGGGCTTTCCTCGGCTTCTGGGGCGCGACGGCCGGCGCCAAGACCTATGACCTTTCGACCAAGGAAGGTCTGGCGGCTTCGATCGCGGATGGGCAGGCGGCGAAGACCTTCCCCGTCTACGACAATGCGGCGGCGCGCGCGTCCATCGCCGACCTCTACAAGCATGTGCCGGTTCTCGACACCGGCGCGCGCGGCGCCACGATCACCTTCGCCCAAAAAGGCCTCGGCGACGTGCTGCTGAACTGGGAGAACGAGCTTTATCTCGCCACGGACGAATTCGGCAAAGACAAGTTCGAAATCGTCTATCCGTCGACCAGCGTTCTTGGCGAGCCGCCGGTCGCCGTCGTCGATTCAGTCGTCGACAAGAAGGGCACCCGCGATGTGGCGACGGCCTATCTCAAATATCTTTATACGCCGGAGGCGCAGGACATCATCGCGCAATGGCATTACCGGCCCCGCGACATCGACGTCTACAAGAAGTATATCGACTCCTTCCCGGCGCTGAAGCTGTTCACCGTGGATCAGACCTTCGGCGGCTGGCCGAAGACCAACAAGGCCTTTTTCGCCGACGGCGGCGTGTTCGACCAGATCTACAAGCCGACGAAATAG
- a CDS encoding EamA family transporter has product MPSVFSWQVWAGLSAFFAALTAILAKLGVENINSNFATFIRTGFVLLLTLAVVSVARQWQPLNSISGRSFLFLALSALATGASWLCYFRALQLGEAAKVAPIDKLSVVLVALFGVAFLGERLSFANWLGVAFMALGAILVAFKF; this is encoded by the coding sequence ATGCCGTCGGTCTTTTCCTGGCAGGTTTGGGCCGGGCTTTCGGCCTTTTTCGCCGCCCTGACGGCGATCCTGGCCAAGCTCGGCGTGGAAAACATCAATTCGAATTTTGCGACCTTCATTCGAACGGGGTTCGTGCTGCTTCTCACGCTGGCCGTCGTCAGCGTGGCGCGGCAATGGCAGCCGCTGAATTCGATCTCGGGCCGCAGTTTTCTCTTCCTGGCGCTCTCGGCGCTGGCGACGGGCGCGTCGTGGCTTTGCTATTTTCGCGCGCTCCAGCTTGGCGAGGCGGCCAAGGTCGCCCCGATCGATAAGCTCAGCGTCGTCCTCGTCGCGCTATTCGGCGTCGCGTTCTTGGGGGAGAGGCTCAGCTTCGCGAATTGGCTGGGCGTTGCCTTCATGGCGCTAGGGGCGATTCTGGTGGCTTTTAAGTTTTAA
- a CDS encoding linear amide C-N hydrolase: protein MRSKADLFSKISRRCTAALLAATLTLGTGAQACTSFVIRTQSGGIVYGRTMEFGFDLKSAALLIPRHLALASTGADGKPGAMKWTSKYAAVGLNGVGDPILVDGLNEKGLAGGILYFPGYAGYADASKTDPAKSLAPWDFLTWALTNFATVAEVKAALSGIAVVGIKEIHLGFAPPVHYTLHDASGGSLVIEPIDGTLKVYDNPFGVMTNSPPFDWQVTNLRNYVKISPVNAPPLQIGGQTVASFGQGSGLLGIPGDPTPPSRFVRALGYAASAERQPDGIASVRAAEHILNNFDIPKGWIRPDSGGESEWEFTEWSAVADLTNLVYYVKAYDDQVLRSIDLKTQNLDAPAIVSAPLVPRPEAPALTFAKP from the coding sequence ATGCGTTCGAAAGCAGATCTGTTTTCCAAAATTTCCCGCCGCTGCACGGCAGCCCTGCTGGCCGCGACCCTCACATTGGGTACAGGTGCGCAAGCCTGCACCAGCTTCGTCATCCGTACCCAGAGCGGCGGCATCGTTTACGGGCGCACGATGGAATTCGGCTTCGACTTGAAATCTGCCGCGCTTCTTATTCCGCGCCACCTTGCGCTCGCTTCCACCGGCGCCGACGGCAAACCGGGCGCGATGAAGTGGACGAGCAAATATGCGGCTGTTGGACTCAATGGCGTTGGCGACCCGATCCTGGTCGATGGATTGAACGAGAAGGGCCTCGCCGGCGGCATACTCTATTTCCCCGGTTATGCGGGCTACGCCGACGCCTCGAAAACAGACCCTGCCAAGTCGCTTGCCCCTTGGGATTTCCTGACCTGGGCGCTGACCAATTTCGCCACCGTCGCCGAGGTTAAGGCGGCGCTGTCCGGGATCGCGGTGGTCGGGATCAAGGAAATCCATCTCGGCTTCGCGCCGCCGGTGCATTATACCTTGCACGACGCCTCCGGCGGGTCGCTGGTGATCGAGCCGATCGACGGCACGCTGAAAGTCTATGACAATCCCTTCGGCGTCATGACCAATTCGCCGCCTTTCGACTGGCAGGTGACGAACCTTCGGAACTACGTGAAGATTTCGCCGGTCAATGCGCCGCCGCTGCAGATCGGCGGCCAGACGGTGGCATCGTTCGGCCAGGGCTCTGGTCTGCTCGGCATCCCCGGCGATCCGACTCCCCCTTCCCGCTTCGTCCGCGCGCTGGGCTATGCGGCCTCGGCGGAGCGCCAGCCCGACGGCATTGCCAGCGTGCGCGCCGCCGAACATATCCTCAACAATTTCGACATTCCAAAGGGCTGGATTCGGCCGGACAGCGGCGGCGAAAGCGAGTGGGAGTTCACCGAATGGTCGGCGGTCGCCGATCTCACCAACCTCGTCTATTACGTCAAAGCCTATGACGATCAGGTTTTGCGCAGCATCGACCTCAAGACCCAGAATCTCGACGCGCCGGCCATCGTCTCGGCGCCGCTGGTGCCACGGCCCGAGGCGCCGGCGCTGACCTTCGCCAAGCCGTAA